A genomic segment from Gemmatimonadaceae bacterium encodes:
- the gltB gene encoding glutamate synthase large subunit, with the protein MDPVHERRGSFTDDETGSPYAPRDACGVGFIARQSGERTHEVVKLALEASARLAHRGATGTDKSADGAGVLTQIPRRLFILAGSRQGLNLSADAAFAIGMCFLPTDADGMRLSVRVIEEVLATDGIPLIGWRDVPVRPEILGKSARDAMPRIRQVIVGRPTAATDDDAWERLLYLARREMEHRAEALGLTPFYFCSFSCRTVVYKGLFTGGQLAEFYPDLLDPAFESAIAVFHERYATNTLPRWELAQPFRMLGHNGEINTLWGNRNAMAMRSGLLDSPQFGTNGVRLRDTIRPRGSDSASLDNAMELLVRAGRSPVHSVMMLVPQAWEKYPDVEPAVKAFYEYHQCVIEPWDGPAALAYSDGVQVAVSLDRNGLRPCRYKIRADGMVVAGSEVGIVDFDPRDVVESGKLGPGGVLLVDTAGRRIVRNLAAKREVATRRPYARWIQQYMATLAPQDGVEPLVKSSDLLRPVQLAFGYGHEDLRMILEPMATSAAEVVWSMGDDTPLAVLSHRMPPLYDFLRQRFAQVTNPPIDSLRESMVMSLRMHLGQRGSPLEEKSTYARMLRVEHPVLLPEEMEQLRNFPGFKAVTLDATWPARSRPEALEAALDSLCRRAEAAAQKGARLLIISDRKAGAERVPIPALLALGAIRQHLVRTSLRAKVGIVVEAGDVVEQHHVATLVGYGAEAVYPWLALETIATLFTEAVHGKADSDVERPLPAVAQSRYRMAMEKGLLKVLAKMGISTLSSYCGSQVFESLGLGADVIDRCFAGTASPMGGIGFRELAEDVLARHRAAYGPESAASTSLPDEGRIRFRKDGETHAWAPQTVLALQQSVGSARSSRVTATGDEAWRAFVARTEASAPTAVRDLLSFREATPVPIDEVEPVEAIRARFVSSAMSLGSLSPEAHETISIAMNRMSARSNSGEGGEDPAHYRHTDGDRRDSRIKQVASARFGVTTEYLVRADEIEIKIVQGAKPGEGGQLPAHKVTELIARLRHATPGVQLISPPPHHDIYSIEDLAQLVLDLKAVNPRARIGVKLVSSSGIGNVAAGVAKAFADYVLVAGHAGGTGASPLSSIKHAGAPWELGLAEAQHVLVSNGLRHRVEVRVDGGFRTGRDVVIAALLGAESYGFGTGPLVAMGCDMARQCHLNTCPTGIATQRAELRAKFRGNPDQVVAYFTFVAQQVREILASIGVRSIDEIVGGAERLQRADRPEVPRSAMLDLSLLLTPAVREGEPRRRSVARNIRPGVIVLDDMIIRDAGDAIKQSEPAEGSYLIRNHHLAVGARVAGMIAEVHGDAGLPPGTLTTHFKGTAGQSFGAFAIRGMRMDLEGEANDYVGKGLNGAEISVRPFRNARYVGASHLNMIVGNTCLYGATDGLLLAAGQAGDRFAVRNSGACAVVEGVGNHACEYMTGGVVAVLGRAGRNFGAGMSNGLAYVLDEAGTFASRVNHEMVLLGGLDDDDEVLLDLLLRLHFARTGSARARAIIDGPDRAFGEWRKVQPRGTFESAGLIRQGWIQRVGSLLGADAGPVVQSR; encoded by the coding sequence GTGGACCCAGTGCACGAGCGGCGCGGCAGCTTCACGGACGACGAGACGGGATCCCCCTATGCCCCGCGTGATGCCTGCGGCGTGGGCTTCATTGCCCGGCAGAGCGGTGAGCGCACGCACGAGGTGGTGAAGCTGGCGCTCGAGGCCTCGGCGCGTCTTGCCCATCGCGGCGCGACCGGCACCGACAAGTCGGCCGACGGCGCCGGCGTGCTGACCCAGATCCCGCGTCGCCTCTTCATCCTCGCCGGCTCGCGGCAGGGGCTGAACCTCAGCGCCGACGCGGCCTTCGCCATCGGCATGTGCTTCCTGCCCACCGATGCCGACGGCATGCGCCTCTCGGTACGCGTGATCGAGGAGGTGCTGGCCACCGACGGCATCCCGCTCATCGGCTGGCGTGACGTGCCGGTGCGGCCGGAGATCCTCGGCAAGTCGGCGCGTGATGCCATGCCGCGCATCCGGCAGGTGATCGTGGGTCGCCCCACGGCCGCCACCGACGACGATGCGTGGGAGCGGCTGCTGTACCTCGCGCGGCGCGAGATGGAGCATCGCGCCGAGGCCCTGGGGCTCACGCCGTTCTACTTCTGCTCGTTCTCCTGCCGCACCGTCGTGTACAAGGGACTCTTCACCGGCGGACAGCTGGCCGAATTCTATCCCGACCTGCTCGATCCGGCCTTCGAGTCGGCGATCGCGGTGTTCCACGAGCGTTACGCCACCAACACGCTCCCGCGCTGGGAACTGGCGCAGCCGTTCCGCATGCTCGGGCACAACGGCGAGATCAACACACTCTGGGGCAACCGGAATGCGATGGCGATGCGCTCCGGGCTGCTGGATTCGCCGCAGTTCGGCACCAACGGCGTGCGGCTCCGCGACACGATCCGCCCGCGCGGCAGCGACTCGGCGAGCCTGGACAACGCGATGGAGCTGCTGGTGCGCGCCGGCCGCAGCCCGGTGCACTCGGTGATGATGCTGGTGCCGCAGGCGTGGGAGAAGTATCCCGACGTGGAGCCGGCGGTGAAGGCGTTCTACGAGTACCACCAGTGCGTGATCGAGCCGTGGGATGGTCCCGCGGCGCTCGCGTACAGCGATGGCGTGCAGGTGGCGGTCTCGCTGGACCGCAACGGCCTGCGCCCGTGCCGGTACAAGATCCGCGCCGACGGCATGGTGGTCGCGGGCTCCGAGGTGGGGATCGTCGACTTCGACCCGCGTGACGTGGTGGAGAGCGGCAAGCTGGGGCCGGGTGGCGTGCTGCTGGTGGACACGGCGGGCCGCCGCATCGTGCGCAACCTGGCCGCCAAGCGTGAGGTGGCCACGCGCCGCCCGTACGCCCGCTGGATCCAGCAGTACATGGCGACGCTCGCGCCGCAGGACGGCGTGGAACCGCTGGTGAAGTCGAGCGACCTGCTGCGCCCGGTGCAGCTCGCATTCGGCTACGGGCACGAGGACCTGCGCATGATCCTCGAGCCGATGGCCACCAGCGCGGCCGAGGTGGTGTGGAGCATGGGTGACGACACGCCGCTGGCCGTGCTCTCCCACAGGATGCCGCCGCTCTACGACTTCCTGCGCCAGCGCTTCGCACAGGTGACCAACCCGCCGATCGACTCGCTGCGTGAGTCGATGGTGATGTCACTGCGCATGCACCTGGGCCAGCGCGGGTCGCCGCTCGAGGAGAAGTCCACCTACGCGCGCATGCTGCGCGTGGAGCACCCGGTGCTGCTGCCGGAAGAGATGGAGCAGCTGCGCAACTTCCCGGGGTTCAAGGCGGTCACGCTCGACGCCACCTGGCCCGCCCGGTCGCGCCCGGAGGCGCTGGAGGCGGCCCTCGACAGCCTCTGCCGGCGCGCCGAGGCCGCCGCGCAGAAGGGTGCCCGGCTGCTCATCATCAGCGACCGGAAGGCCGGCGCCGAGCGGGTGCCGATCCCGGCGCTGCTGGCACTCGGCGCGATCCGGCAGCACCTCGTGCGCACCAGCCTGCGCGCCAAGGTCGGCATCGTGGTGGAAGCGGGGGACGTGGTGGAGCAACACCACGTGGCGACGCTCGTGGGTTACGGGGCCGAGGCGGTGTACCCGTGGCTCGCGCTGGAGACGATCGCGACGCTGTTCACCGAGGCGGTGCACGGCAAGGCCGACAGTGACGTCGAGCGCCCGCTGCCGGCCGTGGCGCAGTCGCGCTACCGCATGGCGATGGAGAAGGGACTGCTGAAGGTGCTGGCGAAGATGGGCATCTCCACCCTCTCGTCGTACTGCGGCTCGCAGGTGTTCGAGTCGCTCGGCCTCGGCGCCGACGTGATCGACCGCTGCTTCGCCGGCACCGCGTCGCCGATGGGCGGCATCGGGTTCCGCGAGCTGGCGGAGGACGTGCTGGCGCGGCATCGCGCGGCGTACGGCCCCGAGTCGGCGGCCAGCACCAGCCTCCCCGACGAGGGGCGCATCCGCTTCCGCAAGGATGGCGAGACGCACGCCTGGGCGCCGCAGACGGTGCTGGCCCTGCAGCAGTCGGTGGGCAGCGCGCGCTCGTCGCGCGTGACGGCCACCGGTGACGAGGCCTGGCGGGCGTTCGTGGCGCGCACGGAGGCGAGTGCACCGACGGCCGTGCGCGACCTGCTCTCGTTCCGCGAGGCCACACCGGTGCCGATCGACGAGGTGGAGCCGGTGGAGGCGATCCGCGCACGCTTCGTGTCGAGCGCGATGTCGCTCGGCTCGCTGTCGCCGGAGGCGCACGAGACGATCTCCATCGCGATGAACCGGATGTCGGCGCGCTCGAACTCGGGTGAGGGCGGCGAGGATCCGGCGCACTACCGGCACACCGATGGCGACCGGCGCGACAGCCGCATCAAGCAGGTGGCCTCGGCGCGCTTCGGCGTGACCACGGAGTACCTCGTGCGTGCCGACGAGATCGAGATCAAGATCGTGCAGGGGGCGAAGCCCGGCGAGGGCGGACAGCTGCCCGCGCACAAGGTGACGGAGCTGATCGCGCGACTCCGGCATGCGACGCCCGGCGTGCAGCTCATCTCCCCGCCACCGCACCACGACATCTACAGCATCGAGGACCTGGCCCAGCTGGTGCTGGACCTCAAGGCCGTGAACCCGCGCGCCCGCATCGGCGTGAAGCTGGTCTCGTCGAGCGGCATCGGGAACGTCGCGGCGGGGGTGGCAAAGGCGTTCGCCGACTACGTGCTGGTGGCCGGCCACGCCGGTGGCACCGGCGCCAGCCCGCTCTCGAGCATCAAGCACGCCGGCGCGCCCTGGGAGCTGGGGCTGGCTGAGGCGCAGCATGTGCTGGTGAGCAACGGGCTGCGGCATCGCGTGGAGGTGCGCGTGGACGGTGGCTTCCGCACCGGGCGCGACGTGGTGATCGCCGCGCTGCTCGGCGCGGAATCGTACGGGTTCGGCACCGGACCGCTGGTGGCGATGGGGTGCGACATGGCGCGCCAGTGCCACCTCAACACCTGTCCCACGGGCATCGCCACGCAGCGCGCGGAGCTGCGCGCGAAGTTCCGCGGCAACCCCGACCAGGTGGTGGCGTACTTCACGTTCGTCGCGCAGCAGGTGCGCGAGATCCTGGCCTCGATCGGGGTCCGCAGCATCGACGAGATCGTCGGTGGTGCCGAGCGCCTGCAGCGGGCCGACCGACCGGAGGTGCCACGGTCGGCCATGCTCGACCTGTCGCTGCTGCTGACGCCCGCCGTGCGCGAGGGTGAGCCGCGCCGCCGCAGTGTGGCCCGCAACATCCGGCCCGGCGTGATCGTGCTCGACGACATGATCATCCGCGACGCCGGTGACGCGATCAAGCAGTCGGAACCGGCGGAAGGTTCGTACCTGATCCGGAACCACCACCTCGCCGTGGGGGCGCGGGTGGCCGGCATGATCGCGGAGGTGCACGGCGACGCGGGCCTGCCACCCGGCACGCTCACCACGCACTTCAAGGGCACGGCCGGCCAGAGCTTCGGCGCGTTCGCCATCCGCGGCATGCGCATGGACCTCGAGGGCGAGGCGAACGACTACGTGGGGAAGGGACTGAACGGCGCCGAGATCAGCGTGCGGCCGTTCCGCAACGCGCGTTACGTGGGTGCCAGCCACCTGAACATGATCGTGGGCAACACCTGCCTGTACGGCGCCACCGACGGCCTGCTGCTGGCGGCCGGGCAGGCGGGTGACCGCTTCGCGGTGCGCAATTCCGGCGCCTGCGCGGTGGTGGAGGGGGTGGGCAACCACGCCTGCGAGTACATGACCGGAGGCGTGGTGGCGGTGCTGGGACGCGCGGGCCGCAACTTCGGCGCCGGCATGTCGAACGGACTGGCCTACGTGCTCGACGAGGCGGGCACGTTCGCCAGCCGCGTGAACCACGAGATGGTGCTGCTGGGTGGTCTGGATGACGACGACGAGGTGCTGCTCGACCTGCTGCTGCGGCTGCACTTCGCGCGCACCGGCAGCGCGCGGGCACGGGCGATCATCGACGGTCCGGATCGCGCGTTCGGCGAATGGCGCAAGGTGCAGCCGCGCGGCACGTTCGAGTCCGCAGGCCTGATCCGGCAGGGGTGGATCCAGCGCGTCGGCTCACTGCTCGGCGCCGACGCCGGCCCGGTGGTACAGAGTCGCTGA
- a CDS encoding VOC family protein, with product MKIKLVSLMVDDQDKALRFYTSVLGFEPCADVPMGPYRWMTVTSPDGIDGVELVLEPMSFPPAKVYQAALFNAGIPATAFISQDIHRDYARLKSLGVIFRGEPKNLGPVTTCLFEDTCGNLINLAQPS from the coding sequence ATGAAGATCAAGCTTGTGTCGCTCATGGTCGACGACCAGGACAAGGCGCTCCGCTTCTACACGAGCGTCCTCGGCTTCGAGCCCTGCGCCGATGTGCCGATGGGACCGTACCGCTGGATGACCGTCACCTCGCCCGACGGCATCGACGGCGTGGAGCTGGTGCTGGAGCCGATGTCGTTTCCGCCGGCAAAGGTCTACCAGGCCGCGCTGTTCAACGCGGGGATCCCGGCGACGGCCTTCATCAGCCAGGACATCCACCGCGACTACGCACGGTTGAAGAGCCTCGGCGTGATCTTCCGCGGCGAGCCGAAGAACCTCGGACCGGTGACCACCTGCCTGTTCGAGGACACCTGCGGGAACCTCATCAACCTCGCGCAGCCGTCCTGA
- a CDS encoding MBL fold metallo-hydrolase, which translates to MGASAPHTIVNVGYKSTNFWVISAGTRRLLLDLGWPGTMGQMRAALDRAGVPLREIGHGLATHYHLDHAGLAQELKAAGMRLLVADVQVPWVQHLGDHAKPADRLVPVDPRDNLVFPLQASRALLAGLGLAGEVLHTPGHSPDSVSLLLDDGAVFTGDLTHPLFMTEAEAPITGASWALLRERGARTVYAGHGPVRPMPELW; encoded by the coding sequence ATGGGCGCCAGCGCACCGCACACCATCGTCAACGTCGGCTACAAGTCCACGAACTTCTGGGTCATCAGCGCGGGCACGCGGCGCCTCTTGCTGGACCTGGGCTGGCCCGGCACGATGGGCCAGATGCGCGCTGCCCTCGACCGCGCCGGCGTGCCGCTGCGCGAGATCGGGCACGGCCTCGCCACGCACTACCACCTGGACCATGCTGGCCTGGCGCAGGAGCTGAAGGCCGCCGGCATGCGCCTGCTGGTGGCCGACGTGCAGGTGCCCTGGGTGCAACACCTGGGCGATCACGCCAAGCCGGCCGACCGCCTCGTCCCGGTGGACCCACGCGACAACCTCGTCTTCCCGCTCCAGGCCAGTCGGGCGCTGCTGGCCGGCCTCGGGCTCGCCGGCGAGGTGCTGCACACCCCGGGGCACTCGCCGGACAGCGTCTCGCTGCTGCTGGACGACGGCGCCGTCTTCACTGGCGACCTCACGCATCCGCTGTTCATGACCGAGGCCGAGGCGCCCATCACCGGCGCGAGCTGGGCCCTCCTGCGTGAGCGGGGTGCCCGCACCGTGTATGCCGGACACGGGCCGGTGCGCCCGATGCCCGAGCTCTGGTGA
- a CDS encoding membrane dipeptidase — protein sequence MPDSCPRSPAISRRDAVQRLAAVAITAPAILRGRYRLAADVPTEYSARAIRLVQESLVLDLLNQFRFADFAEKPPRSTLWLTKPRSMTREDFEVYRTSGYRVICLGHGPDSYESGVRFFADWNGFIAGYPEWFMRIDDAADFDAVTAAGKVGIMITFQNSDHFRTLDDVNTFHAMGQRLSQLTYNYQNRLGSGFLETNDGGLTVFGHQVVERMNAVGMAVDLSHCGDRTTLDALDAAKRPVVFSHASCRALVPGHLRCKTDEMIRKMARSGGVMGIPFLRMMVRADEPVTVEHVFDHFDHVAKLVGVEHVAIGSDMDVVGNPNPVNGATLSVPPTPNFDRYRMHVDANGERMLTVAGLDHPKRMFDVAEGLIRRRWSDGNIRGVLGDNARHVLTEIWRG from the coding sequence ATGCCTGACTCCTGCCCCCGGTCTCCCGCCATCTCGCGCCGGGACGCCGTCCAGCGCCTGGCGGCCGTCGCGATCACCGCCCCGGCGATCCTCCGCGGCCGCTACCGGCTGGCTGCCGACGTGCCGACGGAGTACTCCGCCCGCGCGATCCGGCTGGTGCAGGAGTCGCTGGTGCTGGACCTGCTCAACCAGTTCCGCTTCGCCGACTTCGCGGAGAAGCCGCCGCGGAGCACGCTCTGGCTGACGAAGCCCCGGTCCATGACGCGCGAGGACTTCGAGGTCTATCGCACCTCCGGCTACCGCGTGATCTGCCTGGGCCACGGCCCGGACAGCTACGAGAGCGGCGTGCGCTTCTTCGCCGACTGGAACGGGTTCATCGCCGGCTATCCCGAGTGGTTCATGCGGATCGACGACGCCGCGGACTTCGATGCGGTGACGGCGGCAGGGAAGGTCGGGATCATGATCACCTTCCAGAACTCCGACCATTTCCGGACGCTGGACGACGTGAACACGTTCCACGCGATGGGGCAGCGGCTCTCGCAGCTCACGTACAACTACCAGAACCGCCTGGGCTCGGGCTTCCTCGAGACGAACGACGGCGGCCTGACGGTGTTCGGGCACCAGGTGGTGGAGCGGATGAACGCGGTGGGGATGGCGGTGGACCTGTCGCACTGCGGTGACCGCACGACGCTGGATGCGCTGGATGCCGCGAAGCGGCCGGTGGTGTTCTCGCATGCGAGCTGCCGCGCATTGGTGCCGGGGCACCTGCGCTGCAAGACCGACGAGATGATCCGCAAGATGGCGCGCAGCGGCGGCGTGATGGGCATCCCGTTCCTGCGCATGATGGTGCGCGCGGACGAGCCGGTCACCGTGGAGCATGTGTTCGACCACTTCGACCACGTGGCGAAGCTGGTGGGTGTGGAGCACGTGGCCATCGGCAGCGACATGGACGTGGTGGGCAATCCGAACCCGGTGAACGGGGCCACGCTGAGCGTGCCACCGACGCCCAACTTCGACCGCTACCGGATGCATGTCGATGCGAACGGCGAGCGGATGCTGACGGTGGCCGGGCTGGACCACCCGAAGCGGATGTTCGATGTGGCGGAGGGGTTGATCCGCCGACGCTGGTCCGACGGCAACATCCGCGGCGTGCTGGGCGACAATGCCCGCCATGTGCTGACGGAGATCTGGCGGGGCTGA
- a CDS encoding nitronate monooxygenase, protein MPFLMSVTSALPSIIQGGMGIAVSNWVLARAVALRGQLGVVSGTAIDTVLVRRLQDGDEGGHIRRAMQRFPLPKVAEDVLAKYFVPGGRPAEEPYRLLPVYRQKVSDARQQVTMLAAFVEVWLAKEGHEGKVGMNLLTKIQMPTLPLLYGAMLAGVDVILMGAGIPREIPGALDALARHEATQIRFDVAGLASGESEYLKFDPRAVNPIADAPLPRPLFFPIVSAASLAQTLARKANGRVDGFIVEGPTAGGHNAPPRGTLTLDARGEPIYGERDVVDLSKMREIGLPFWLAGGSGSPAALAHALAEGAAGIQVGTLFAFSNESGFTAAIKRDTIDGALAGELSVRTDIRASPTGFPFKLIERRGVANEDKRARICDLGYLREAYRREDGRVDYRCASEPVDTYVKKGGLVEDTIDRRCLCNALEACIGQPQVTEDGGEEPVLVTSGDDVVHLAKFLNGRTSYSADDVLDFLLSTPAPTAACATDAAVNTGATAAV, encoded by the coding sequence ATGCCATTTCTCATGTCTGTGACGTCTGCACTTCCGAGCATCATTCAGGGTGGCATGGGTATCGCCGTCTCGAACTGGGTCCTGGCGCGCGCCGTTGCATTGCGCGGCCAGCTCGGAGTGGTGTCGGGAACGGCGATCGACACGGTCCTCGTGCGCCGATTGCAGGATGGTGACGAAGGGGGCCACATCCGCCGCGCCATGCAGCGCTTCCCGCTGCCGAAGGTGGCCGAGGACGTGCTGGCGAAGTACTTCGTGCCCGGCGGCCGACCGGCCGAGGAGCCGTATCGCCTGCTGCCCGTGTACCGCCAGAAGGTCTCCGACGCACGCCAGCAGGTGACGATGCTGGCCGCGTTCGTCGAGGTCTGGCTCGCCAAGGAAGGGCACGAGGGCAAGGTCGGCATGAACCTGCTCACGAAGATCCAGATGCCCACGCTGCCGCTGCTGTACGGTGCGATGCTCGCCGGCGTGGACGTGATCCTGATGGGTGCGGGTATCCCGCGCGAGATTCCCGGCGCGCTCGATGCGCTGGCCCGCCACGAGGCCACGCAGATCCGCTTCGACGTCGCCGGCCTGGCCTCGGGCGAGTCCGAGTACCTCAAGTTCGACCCGCGCGCGGTGAACCCGATCGCGGATGCGCCGCTCCCGCGCCCGCTGTTCTTCCCCATTGTCTCCGCGGCATCGCTGGCGCAGACGCTGGCGCGCAAGGCGAACGGCCGCGTCGATGGCTTCATCGTCGAGGGCCCCACGGCCGGCGGCCACAACGCGCCGCCCCGCGGCACGCTCACGCTGGATGCGAGGGGCGAGCCGATCTACGGAGAGCGTGACGTGGTGGACCTTTCCAAGATGCGCGAGATCGGCCTGCCGTTCTGGCTCGCCGGTGGCTCCGGGTCACCGGCGGCGCTGGCGCACGCACTGGCCGAGGGCGCCGCGGGCATCCAGGTCGGGACATTGTTCGCGTTCAGCAACGAATCCGGCTTCACCGCCGCGATCAAGCGCGACACCATCGACGGGGCACTCGCCGGCGAGTTGAGCGTGCGGACCGACATCCGCGCCTCGCCCACGGGCTTCCCGTTCAAGCTGATCGAGCGCCGTGGCGTGGCGAACGAGGACAAGCGGGCGCGCATCTGCGACCTGGGCTACCTGCGCGAGGCGTACAGGCGCGAGGATGGCCGCGTGGACTACCGCTGCGCCTCCGAGCCGGTCGACACGTACGTGAAGAAGGGTGGCCTGGTGGAGGACACCATCGACCGGCGCTGTCTCTGCAATGCGCTCGAGGCGTGCATCGGCCAGCCGCAGGTCACCGAGGACGGCGGCGAGGAGCCGGTGCTCGTCACCAGCGGTGACGATGTCGTGCACCTCGCGAAGTTCCTCAACGGCCGCACGAGCTACAGCGCGGACGACGTGCTGGACTTCCTGCTGTCCACGCCCGCACCGACCGCCGCCTGTGCAACCGATGCGGCCGTGAACACCGGCGCCACCGCCGCCGTCTGA
- a CDS encoding helix-hairpin-helix domain-containing protein, with protein sequence MRADRSSVTRFEQIPNVGRATAGDFETLGLSSPAALVGMDPLALYDRLCHVTGQRHDPCCIDVFIAAVRYMEGGPSTPWWHYTAERKAQVAARAAHRGRATE encoded by the coding sequence ATGCGCGCCGACCGCAGCAGTGTCACCCGCTTCGAGCAGATCCCGAACGTCGGCCGGGCCACGGCGGGCGACTTCGAGACGCTCGGCCTCTCGTCGCCCGCAGCGCTGGTCGGGATGGATCCCTTGGCGCTCTATGACAGGCTCTGCCATGTGACCGGTCAGCGACACGACCCCTGCTGCATCGACGTCTTCATCGCGGCTGTCCGGTACATGGAAGGGGGGCCGTCGACGCCCTGGTGGCACTACACGGCGGAGCGGAAGGCGCAGGTGGCCGCACGTGCGGCGCATCGCGGGCGTGCCACGGAGTGA